A DNA window from Methanocorpusculum sp. contains the following coding sequences:
- the lysS gene encoding lysine--tRNA ligase produces MEEKIHEKIHWADAKSAQVSADAPQLIATGITPSGPIHLGNMREVMTGDMIYKALLTRGVEAELVYIADDFDPLRKVYPFLSDDYQKYIGWPVSDIPCPCGKHKSYAEHFLDPFLSAIEELDIHPRIIRTSEAYRSGMFTEQIKEALIHAEEIKEILERVSGRKLEEGWTPYYPICSSCGTISRAAILSHDIENHIVTYKCSCGHEGVSDYSKGEGKLVWRVDWPMRWSVHGVTVEPFGKDHASPGGSYDTGKIITKEIYGYNAPVPVTYEWISLKGKGEMHSSKGVVLTIRDMLDIVPPEVLRFMIAKTKPDKTIAFDPGMGLLRLIDEYDRAAAAGDSREYELSKIATPQTTIPFRHMVTVVQIARTDDAVFDILRRSGYEIIDKDAVLDQANRAKMWLERYAPDDSKFAIAESLPEVAANERPEVKAAVVAYAKSVIDAEWKADVLHNAVYGAAETAGVTGKDLFTGIYRAFLGADRGPRLGWFLEALGREETLKRLLEMSL; encoded by the coding sequence ATGGAAGAAAAAATACATGAGAAGATTCATTGGGCTGATGCAAAATCCGCGCAGGTTTCAGCCGATGCCCCGCAACTGATCGCAACCGGTATCACTCCATCTGGTCCGATCCACCTCGGAAATATGCGCGAGGTCATGACGGGTGATATGATCTACAAAGCCCTCCTCACACGGGGAGTCGAGGCCGAACTCGTCTACATTGCTGACGATTTCGATCCGCTCAGAAAAGTGTACCCGTTCCTCTCAGATGACTACCAGAAATATATCGGCTGGCCTGTCAGCGATATCCCGTGTCCCTGCGGAAAACACAAAAGCTATGCAGAGCATTTCCTTGATCCGTTCCTCTCGGCAATCGAAGAACTCGACATCCACCCGCGGATCATCCGGACCAGTGAAGCGTACCGCTCTGGAATGTTTACCGAACAAATCAAAGAAGCACTCATCCATGCTGAGGAGATCAAAGAAATCCTCGAACGAGTTTCCGGAAGAAAACTCGAAGAAGGCTGGACTCCGTATTATCCGATCTGCTCATCCTGCGGCACGATTTCACGTGCAGCGATCCTCTCCCATGATATCGAAAACCATATCGTCACCTACAAATGTTCCTGCGGCCACGAAGGCGTTTCCGACTACTCCAAAGGTGAAGGAAAACTCGTCTGGCGTGTTGACTGGCCGATGCGCTGGTCCGTACACGGTGTGACGGTCGAACCATTCGGTAAAGACCACGCCTCGCCCGGAGGATCGTATGATACCGGGAAAATCATCACGAAAGAGATCTACGGCTACAATGCTCCGGTCCCGGTGACGTATGAATGGATCAGCCTGAAAGGAAAAGGCGAGATGCACTCCTCAAAAGGCGTCGTCTTAACGATTCGGGATATGCTTGACATCGTCCCGCCGGAAGTTCTCCGTTTCATGATCGCAAAGACCAAACCCGACAAGACCATCGCGTTTGATCCGGGAATGGGCTTACTCCGTTTGATTGACGAGTATGACAGAGCAGCCGCTGCCGGTGATTCACGCGAGTATGAACTTTCCAAAATCGCCACCCCTCAGACAACGATCCCCTTCCGTCATATGGTGACGGTCGTCCAGATCGCTCGGACCGATGATGCCGTTTTCGATATCCTGAGACGCAGCGGGTATGAGATCATTGACAAAGATGCAGTTCTCGATCAGGCAAACCGTGCCAAGATGTGGCTTGAACGATATGCTCCCGACGACTCCAAGTTTGCCATTGCTGAATCCCTTCCGGAAGTTGCTGCAAACGAAAGGCCCGAGGTCAAAGCTGCCGTCGTTGCCTATGCAAAATCTGTCATTGATGCTGAGTGGAAAGCTGATGTCCTGCACAATGCAGTTTACGGTGCGGCAGAAACTGCCGGTGTTACCGGAAAAGATCTCTTTACCGGCATTTACCGTGCCTTCCTCGGGGCTGACAGAGGTCCGCGTCTTGGCTGGTTCCTGGAAGCACTCGGTCGTGAAGAGACGCTGAAACGTCTCCTTGAGATGTCGTTATAA
- a CDS encoding radical SAM protein: protein MAKDKQPRNLSEGCKLCYIGAKLVLFITGRCDRDCWYCPLSEERKDLDVIYANDQKITTPEEEILEAEMMDALGTGVTGGEPLLEIERVVEFCSALKKHFGKDHHIHLYTGHAPTEEDLAALVGCVDEIRMHPPHEVWKDILNSPYVQSIENAKRMGFSVGFEVPSLQGLRYFFPLLDSLDFFNINQLEWGDACADNMRERKLETENPLCNAIKGSTKWAGEINGHPKVHYCTSTFKDSVQLRERLKRIAMNSARPFDMITEDGTVMYGSMEPNGDLEMILPCLRAGSYYEEMEDGTIELDWQQMRKIPRKFGGERKIIERYPNNGMIVEVIPQ from the coding sequence ATGGCTAAGGACAAACAACCAAGAAATCTCTCTGAAGGCTGCAAACTCTGCTATATCGGGGCAAAGCTTGTCCTTTTTATTACCGGACGGTGTGATCGGGACTGCTGGTATTGTCCTCTTTCCGAGGAGAGAAAGGATCTCGATGTGATCTATGCAAACGATCAGAAGATCACCACTCCTGAAGAGGAGATTCTAGAAGCAGAAATGATGGATGCTCTTGGGACCGGTGTCACGGGAGGAGAACCCCTTCTGGAAATCGAACGGGTCGTTGAGTTCTGCTCGGCGCTCAAAAAACATTTCGGCAAGGATCACCACATTCACCTTTACACCGGCCACGCCCCGACCGAAGAGGATCTCGCCGCTCTTGTCGGGTGTGTTGATGAGATCAGAATGCACCCGCCTCATGAAGTCTGGAAAGATATTCTGAACTCACCGTACGTTCAGTCGATTGAGAATGCAAAACGAATGGGTTTTTCGGTCGGTTTCGAGGTTCCTTCCCTGCAGGGTCTCAGGTATTTCTTCCCGCTTCTTGACTCTCTCGACTTTTTCAACATCAATCAGCTTGAGTGGGGTGATGCCTGTGCTGACAACATGCGTGAGAGAAAACTCGAGACAGAAAATCCTCTCTGTAATGCGATCAAAGGTTCGACGAAATGGGCCGGTGAGATCAATGGTCATCCAAAAGTCCATTACTGTACATCCACCTTCAAGGACTCTGTTCAGCTCCGCGAAAGGCTCAAGCGTATCGCCATGAACTCTGCACGTCCGTTTGATATGATCACCGAGGACGGCACGGTGATGTACGGCTCTATGGAACCAAATGGGGATCTCGAAATGATCCTCCCATGTCTTCGTGCCGGAAGTTATTATGAAGAGATGGAGGACGGGACCATCGAACTCGACTGGCAGCAGATGCGAAAGATCCCCCGCAAGTTTGGCGGTGAGCGGAAAATCATCGAGCGGTATCCCAATAACGGGATGATCGTTGAGGTGATTCCTCAGTGA
- the uppS gene encoding polyprenyl diphosphate synthase — MSLRSFAEDLYVHRLIRQLTYVPNHVAIIQDGNRRFAKARGKDPAFGHRAGAEITMKVFDWMEELGVIHTTFYSFSTENFKRSPEEVNELLELFIEKFSEMIKDPRIYDKKVNITVIGDRSLINDRLLEKIRDVEEATKNHHQYYLHFAIAYGGRNEILETTKSIISKVRAGELSPDSITPDCVTERMYSEVEMPPVDLIIRTANDKRTSNFLPWLANGNEAAVCFCVPPWPEFRYVDMVRALRTYDQRMKV; from the coding sequence GTGAGTCTCCGGTCTTTTGCAGAGGACCTGTATGTCCACAGGCTTATTCGGCAGTTAACCTATGTCCCGAACCATGTAGCTATCATTCAGGACGGAAATCGGAGATTTGCAAAGGCCCGTGGAAAAGACCCCGCATTCGGGCACCGCGCCGGAGCTGAAATCACTATGAAGGTTTTTGACTGGATGGAGGAGCTTGGGGTCATACACACCACCTTTTATTCTTTTTCCACCGAGAACTTCAAGCGCTCGCCCGAAGAGGTGAATGAGCTTCTGGAACTCTTTATCGAAAAATTCTCGGAGATGATTAAAGACCCGCGGATCTATGACAAAAAAGTGAACATAACCGTGATCGGGGACAGGTCACTTATCAACGATCGGCTTTTGGAAAAGATCCGGGATGTCGAAGAGGCCACGAAGAATCATCACCAGTATTATCTGCATTTTGCCATCGCATACGGCGGGCGAAACGAAATTCTGGAAACAACGAAGTCGATCATCTCAAAGGTCCGTGCCGGCGAGTTATCTCCTGATTCGATCACGCCGGATTGTGTGACCGAACGCATGTATTCTGAAGTGGAGATGCCTCCGGTCGATCTGATCATCCGGACGGCAAATGACAAACGTACCTCGAACTTCCTTCCGTGGCTTGCGAACGGAAATGAAGCGGCCGTTTGTTTTTGTGTACCTCCCTGGCCCGAATTTCGGTATGTGGATATGGTACGTGCTCTCAGGACGTACGATCAGCGTATGAAAGTCTGA
- a CDS encoding DNA alkylation repair protein has translation MDIKPELIRLADPKYRTFSSGLIPGADNMIGVRIPDLRDLAKRIAAGDWKKYLKEATDDSFEEIMLQGLVIGYAKGQPDEIIAALKYFIPKIDNWSINDSTAMGLKIVTKHQDTFWKFIQPYLDSNKEFFVRFGVVMLLSYYVDEKHISAVLERLDTITHDGYYVKMAVAWAVSVCYVKFPEITHVYLENSTLDNVTYNKAIQKICESYRADEEAKTILRGMKRK, from the coding sequence TTGGATATAAAACCGGAACTTATACGGCTTGCCGATCCGAAATACCGTACATTCTCCAGCGGTCTCATTCCGGGAGCTGATAATATGATCGGGGTAAGAATCCCGGACCTCCGCGATCTGGCAAAAAGAATTGCCGCAGGCGACTGGAAGAAATATCTGAAAGAAGCAACCGATGACTCCTTTGAAGAGATCATGCTGCAGGGTCTTGTTATCGGGTATGCAAAAGGCCAGCCGGATGAGATAATTGCGGCGCTCAAATATTTTATCCCGAAAATAGACAACTGGTCAATCAATGATTCAACCGCGATGGGGCTGAAGATCGTCACAAAACATCAGGATACGTTCTGGAAGTTTATCCAGCCGTATCTTGACTCGAACAAGGAATTTTTCGTTCGGTTCGGGGTCGTGATGCTTCTGTCCTATTATGTGGATGAAAAACACATATCTGCAGTTTTGGAGCGGCTCGATACCATCACTCACGACGGCTATTATGTAAAAATGGCAGTCGCCTGGGCAGTTTCAGTCTGTTATGTAAAGTTCCCCGAGATCACTCATGTGTATCTGGAAAACAGCACCTTAGATAACGTCACCTATAACAAAGCGATCCAGAAGATATGCGAATCCTACCGGGCCGACGAAGAGGCAAAAACCATCCTCAGAGGAATGAAAAGAAAATAA
- a CDS encoding flavodoxin family protein: protein MTKKIVALFGSNVLGGNTDKLLTEAIRGAEEAGCSVERVDVVRLNLSGCRQIYHCMDKVHCAIQDEAEKYLTMLKEADGIIIATPVMTYGIPGQLKSFMDRCQPFYMAKYHRKNSFITPEHAKIRKTLFICISGMNTPEVFIGPLLTVKAFCQIIDTKYFDELLQNDMDTIKKIETKPDVLKAAYEKGRALGEAITKARG from the coding sequence ATGACGAAAAAGATCGTGGCCTTGTTCGGCAGTAATGTTCTCGGAGGAAACACCGACAAACTTCTTACCGAAGCGATTCGCGGCGCAGAGGAAGCCGGATGTAGCGTTGAAAGAGTGGATGTTGTCCGACTAAATCTCTCCGGGTGCAGACAGATTTACCACTGCATGGATAAAGTACACTGTGCCATTCAGGATGAAGCAGAAAAATATCTTACTATGCTTAAGGAGGCCGACGGGATTATTATTGCAACCCCGGTGATGACCTACGGGATACCGGGCCAGTTGAAATCCTTCATGGACAGATGTCAGCCGTTTTACATGGCAAAATATCATCGGAAAAACTCCTTCATCACTCCTGAACACGCAAAGATCCGCAAAACCTTGTTCATCTGCATCTCAGGAATGAACACGCCCGAAGTTTTCATCGGCCCCTTACTCACCGTAAAAGCGTTCTGTCAGATCATCGACACGAAATACTTTGATGAACTTCTGCAAAACGATATGGACACCATTAAGAAAATAGAGACCAAACCAGATGTGCTGAAAGCAGCATACGAAAAAGGGAGAGCATTAGGTGAAGCAATCACGAAAGCACGCGGATAA
- a CDS encoding carboxymuconolactone decarboxylase family protein has translation MSFEEKKGTCGCQGKMKELEHNIGHVPVFFKELAESDPLIHDAVLKLDNYIWSDGSLTRKEKKLIAIGIAAAMRDDHALRAQLAGAQMVGVSLDEVEEALRVSYMLAGMPSYVHGKYVAKTVFHE, from the coding sequence ATGTCATTTGAAGAAAAAAAAGGTACCTGCGGATGTCAGGGGAAAATGAAGGAACTTGAACACAATATCGGGCACGTTCCTGTATTTTTCAAAGAACTAGCCGAATCTGATCCGCTTATTCATGACGCAGTTCTGAAACTGGATAACTATATCTGGTCGGATGGCTCTCTGACGCGGAAAGAGAAAAAACTGATCGCCATCGGCATTGCGGCGGCAATGAGAGATGACCATGCTCTCCGTGCACAGCTTGCCGGAGCACAAATGGTTGGCGTTTCTTTAGATGAGGTCGAAGAGGCATTACGCGTATCATATATGCTTGCGGGCATGCCGTCATATGTTCACGGAAAGTACGTAGCCAAGACTGTTTTTCATGAGTGA
- a CDS encoding A24 family peptidase C-terminal domain-containing protein, translating to MIFSLPLALSAFLLLATFLYACWQDLKTRTIYAVTWYPAAVGCGVLVLWFWAESFLAPWALYVLLTSVSIALLMGVFTYFGLFGVADGKALILLSLAVPVTPFVAWIFPSLALSSLVNGAVFALIVPVVFLIRNLALKNKAPFWLMCSGKPVPGDSITEYFGFVSEDITEENGVISRKFSRAHSSIRALRTQSDMSIRNLREDPDTYASKLELYAKAGNVWISYGVPFMIPITIGYVFALFGFSLVDILLGILIL from the coding sequence ATGATTTTCTCACTGCCGCTTGCATTGTCGGCGTTCCTGCTCCTCGCGACATTTCTCTATGCATGCTGGCAGGACCTGAAGACCCGTACGATCTATGCAGTGACCTGGTACCCGGCGGCAGTCGGCTGCGGAGTTTTGGTTCTTTGGTTCTGGGCAGAATCTTTTTTGGCCCCCTGGGCATTGTATGTCTTACTCACATCAGTTTCCATCGCTCTCTTGATGGGTGTATTCACCTATTTCGGTCTTTTTGGGGTTGCCGACGGAAAAGCCCTGATCCTTTTATCACTCGCGGTTCCCGTTACTCCGTTTGTCGCATGGATCTTTCCCTCGCTTGCTCTGTCATCTCTTGTGAACGGTGCGGTTTTTGCGCTGATCGTTCCGGTCGTATTCCTTATTCGGAATCTTGCCTTGAAAAATAAAGCTCCGTTCTGGCTGATGTGTTCGGGAAAACCGGTTCCAGGCGATTCCATCACTGAGTATTTTGGTTTTGTATCCGAGGATATCACCGAGGAGAACGGCGTTATTTCCCGAAAATTTTCCCGTGCACACAGTTCGATCCGTGCTCTCAGAACTCAGTCCGATATGTCGATCCGTAATCTGCGTGAGGATCCGGATACGTATGCCTCAAAACTTGAACTGTATGCAAAAGCCGGAAATGTATGGATTTCCTATGGGGTTCCGTTTATGATCCCGATCACGATCGGGTATGTGTTTGCCCTCTTCGGATTTTCGCTGGTGGATATCCTTCTTGGTATCCTTATTCTGTGA
- the cofH gene encoding 5-amino-6-(D-ribitylamino)uracil--L-tyrosine 4-hydroxyphenyl transferase CofH, which yields MNVNTILNDVLGGARLTENEAAFLFSVKNRDIWKIAEAADIIRERKNGDVVTYVRNMNIHMTNICKNCCGLCAFGRKSTDPEAFCFTDEEFREHTRDAGRKKVTEVSYLSGIHPGFTIESYEKMIRTFHEEIPGIHVHGCSPDEILFAANQSGISTKDALIRLKAAGLGSVQGTAAEILVDRVRNIICDKKLSTSEWVRIIKEASDVGFRATSTIMYGSVETAEERARHLSVLREVQDETGVFTELVPLSFLHKNTPLERAGLVNHDATGREDILLIAISRLFLDNFDNIQVPWSKIGRKVTQLCLMAGGNDVGGTMFVDSLSRDAGGGDESDYFSPEDMELMCEDIGRTLHQRDTFYNLL from the coding sequence ATGAACGTCAACACCATCCTGAATGATGTCCTTGGAGGCGCACGGCTCACTGAAAATGAAGCAGCATTCCTGTTCTCGGTAAAAAACCGGGATATCTGGAAGATCGCAGAAGCCGCTGATATCATTCGTGAACGAAAAAACGGCGATGTCGTAACATATGTCCGGAACATGAACATCCACATGACCAACATCTGTAAAAACTGCTGCGGGTTGTGTGCGTTCGGACGAAAGAGTACCGATCCCGAAGCGTTCTGCTTTACGGATGAAGAGTTTCGGGAACACACCAGAGACGCCGGCAGAAAAAAGGTCACCGAGGTCTCGTATCTTTCCGGGATCCACCCCGGGTTCACTATCGAAAGTTACGAAAAGATGATCCGAACATTCCACGAAGAGATCCCCGGCATTCATGTGCATGGATGCAGTCCGGATGAGATCCTGTTTGCAGCAAATCAAAGCGGCATTTCAACTAAAGACGCACTCATCCGCCTGAAAGCTGCCGGACTAGGTTCTGTCCAGGGAACTGCCGCCGAGATTCTCGTTGATCGGGTCCGAAACATCATCTGTGATAAAAAACTCTCCACTTCAGAATGGGTCAGAATCATCAAAGAGGCATCAGACGTAGGATTTCGGGCGACTTCCACAATAATGTACGGCTCGGTGGAAACAGCAGAGGAGAGAGCACGTCATTTATCGGTTCTCCGCGAGGTCCAAGACGAAACCGGTGTGTTCACCGAGCTTGTGCCGCTCTCATTCCTGCACAAAAATACGCCGCTCGAGCGAGCAGGTCTCGTAAATCATGACGCGACCGGACGTGAGGATATTCTATTGATCGCCATATCTCGGCTTTTCCTGGATAACTTCGACAACATTCAGGTCCCGTGGTCAAAAATCGGAAGGAAGGTAACACAACTCTGTCTAATGGCAGGTGGAAACGATGTCGGCGGAACCATGTTTGTGGACTCGCTCTCAAGGGATGCCGGCGGCGGAGATGAATCGGATTATTTCAGTCCCGAGGATATGGAACTGATGTGTGAAGATATCGGCAGAACACTTCATCAGAGAGACACCTTCTATAATCTCCTCTGA
- a CDS encoding S26 family signal peptidase — protein MSLSIPKLPESKDPKINFIRDILLVFIVVAAIGGALFAVSGTWPALVAVESPSMVPNLNVNDLVFVVEENRYGGYMIMVEAEEAGKISFGGYGDVIVYQPNGQTGVTPIIHRAITWINESVAEEAGFTGDAAHAGYITKGDNNELYDQNAIFSEYGRMQPVKKEWIVGKALFAIPLIGFIPLHLFESALVVVLIIVIIELASRRLKKSKDNKSKGKKK, from the coding sequence ATGTCGCTTTCCATTCCAAAATTACCTGAATCAAAAGACCCGAAAATCAATTTTATCAGGGATATCCTGCTTGTTTTCATCGTTGTTGCGGCAATAGGGGGTGCTTTGTTTGCAGTATCCGGAACATGGCCGGCTCTGGTGGCCGTTGAATCCCCGAGTATGGTCCCGAATCTGAACGTCAACGACCTCGTGTTTGTTGTTGAAGAGAACAGATACGGCGGATACATGATCATGGTTGAGGCGGAAGAAGCTGGGAAGATTTCGTTTGGAGGATATGGAGATGTGATCGTCTATCAGCCGAACGGGCAAACCGGCGTGACCCCGATCATTCACCGGGCAATAACCTGGATCAATGAATCCGTGGCCGAAGAAGCCGGATTCACCGGCGATGCGGCACATGCAGGATATATTACCAAAGGAGACAACAACGAACTGTATGATCAGAATGCGATCTTCTCAGAATACGGGAGGATGCAGCCGGTCAAAAAGGAATGGATCGTTGGAAAAGCATTGTTTGCGATCCCGCTGATCGGTTTTATACCGCTTCACCTGTTTGAATCAGCTCTGGTCGTCGTACTCATCATAGTTATCATTGAACTCGCCAGCAGAAGACTGAAGAAGAGCAAAGACAACAAATCAAAAGGAAAGAAAAAATGA
- a CDS encoding undecaprenyl diphosphate synthase family protein yields the protein MIYRLYEYLISRDLTKFPKEICFMLSDADVIADSKKVGEVITWAKEFPDIKKIIFHISTKDAGKVEELLRPASLGEKTKVRVSTPKHDTTFGNGTPEILIALGKNGREEITDAIIKIAKEEIDPANITEETIEKHLAFQVNPDYVIKTGGNHLTDFLIWQSVYSELFFTDINWDGFRKVDFLRALRDYQSRGRRYGT from the coding sequence ATGATATATCGCCTCTATGAGTATCTGATTTCCCGCGATCTTACGAAGTTCCCAAAAGAAATATGTTTCATGCTCAGCGATGCAGATGTCATTGCCGATTCAAAAAAAGTAGGAGAGGTAATTACCTGGGCAAAAGAGTTCCCGGATATCAAAAAAATCATTTTTCACATCAGCACGAAAGATGCCGGGAAAGTTGAGGAGCTGCTGAGACCCGCATCCCTTGGAGAAAAGACGAAAGTTCGTGTGAGTACGCCAAAACATGACACGACATTCGGGAACGGAACGCCTGAGATCCTGATCGCCCTTGGTAAAAACGGGAGAGAAGAAATCACCGATGCGATAATAAAAATCGCAAAAGAGGAAATCGATCCAGCAAATATCACGGAAGAGACGATAGAGAAACACCTGGCCTTCCAGGTAAACCCGGATTATGTGATCAAAACCGGCGGAAACCATCTCACCGATTTTTTGATCTGGCAGTCAGTTTACTCGGAGTTGTTTTTCACAGACATCAACTGGGACGGATTTCGGAAAGTGGACTTCCTGCGGGCACTTCGCGATTATCAGTCGAGAGGCCGGCGGTATGGAACCTGA
- a CDS encoding DUF2551 domain-containing protein, translating into MLSPSDLRKEIERRLRSYLSRDKSGIRKALLRLLIRAKSMTVPQIHEALSTKFDVTYHSVASMVGIVASKLGILSTHKMKDGALGVYELKGQYAELVEQVVAST; encoded by the coding sequence ATGCTTTCACCTTCAGATCTGCGAAAGGAGATTGAGCGAAGACTTCGCAGTTATCTATCCCGTGACAAGTCAGGAATCAGAAAGGCACTGTTGCGTCTGCTTATCCGTGCCAAGTCCATGACTGTTCCACAGATTCATGAGGCACTTTCGACAAAGTTTGATGTAACCTATCATTCCGTGGCATCCATGGTTGGTATCGTTGCCTCGAAACTAGGTATCCTGTCGACCCACAAAATGAAAGACGGCGCACTTGGGGTCTATGAACTCAAGGGTCAGTATGCCGAGCTAGTCGAGCAGGTCGTTGCATCCACCTGA
- a CDS encoding archease: MAIEELEHTADIRMRISAPDLSSLFSESGSALAKTLYGDYPFETPTVSFSIEAEGKDREELIVNFLSELLFLTETEYLVPQKFTLTVGDSVSGTVEGVLFDRKKHAGGTGVKGISYSGLSLTGTKTGYELIIIFDI; encoded by the coding sequence ATGGCTATTGAAGAGCTGGAACATACTGCGGATATCCGCATGCGGATCTCGGCACCTGACCTTTCATCCCTGTTTTCTGAAAGCGGGTCCGCTCTGGCAAAGACTTTGTACGGCGACTATCCTTTTGAGACCCCGACGGTTTCATTTTCCATTGAAGCTGAAGGAAAAGACCGCGAGGAGCTGATCGTTAATTTCCTTTCTGAACTGTTGTTTCTCACAGAAACCGAGTATCTCGTACCGCAGAAGTTTACGCTCACGGTAGGAGACTCTGTTTCCGGCACGGTCGAAGGGGTCCTCTTCGACAGAAAAAAACATGCCGGCGGTACCGGAGTGAAAGGTATCTCCTACTCAGGTCTTTCACTGACCGGAACAAAAACAGGATATGAACTGATAATCATCTTCGACATCTAA
- a CDS encoding RtcB family protein, which yields MNDQIHKITNNEWEIPMDFVPGMRVPGRFFLSENLAETLEDGALTQLANVATLPGILRYSLGMPDIHWGYGFPIGGVGAFDAETGVISPGGVGFDINCGVRMITTPLHVSDIPDMKGIIEDLFTAVPTGVGSKSPIRLSQNDLSSMLEDGAKNAVEMGYGMAGDIPRCEENGAMGGAQPEHVSKKARQRGIPQCGTLGSGNHFLEIQVIDDIADEATAKTFGVSEGQICVMIHCGSRGLGHQVCTDHLQILESATKKYGIELPDRQLACAPLSSPEGEAYFGAMAASANYAWANRQIITHIVRELFVKKFQVDYEEMPLVYDVAHNVAKWEEHEVDGLRQKVCVHRKGATRAFGPGRAELPHEFRACGQPVIIPGSMGTSSYLLAGTQGAMEKTFGSTCHGSGRVKSRSSAKKCQTGEEVAHALLEQGIIVRAPNQAAIAEEAPDVYKSSSEVVQTVHDAGISRIVARLRPLGVIKG from the coding sequence ATGAACGATCAGATACATAAGATCACAAATAACGAGTGGGAGATCCCCATGGATTTTGTTCCGGGGATGCGGGTCCCCGGACGGTTTTTCCTTTCGGAAAACCTTGCAGAAACTCTTGAAGACGGAGCTCTCACTCAGCTTGCCAATGTGGCAACACTTCCGGGCATCCTGCGGTATTCGCTTGGCATGCCGGATATCCATTGGGGGTATGGCTTTCCTATCGGCGGCGTCGGTGCTTTTGACGCGGAAACCGGGGTCATCTCTCCGGGCGGCGTAGGGTTCGATATCAACTGCGGTGTCCGGATGATCACGACCCCCCTGCACGTTTCCGATATTCCTGATATGAAAGGGATCATCGAGGATCTTTTCACCGCGGTCCCTACCGGGGTCGGTTCAAAGAGTCCGATCCGTTTATCGCAGAACGATCTATCTTCAATGCTGGAAGACGGAGCAAAGAACGCGGTCGAGATGGGATACGGCATGGCAGGCGATATCCCGCGTTGCGAGGAGAACGGGGCGATGGGCGGCGCACAACCGGAACATGTCAGTAAAAAAGCCCGACAGCGGGGCATTCCCCAGTGCGGAACGCTTGGTTCCGGCAATCATTTCCTGGAGATCCAGGTCATCGATGATATCGCTGATGAGGCGACGGCAAAAACGTTCGGCGTCTCAGAAGGGCAGATATGTGTGATGATCCACTGCGGTTCACGGGGTCTTGGGCATCAGGTCTGCACCGATCATCTGCAGATCCTTGAGTCGGCAACGAAAAAATACGGCATAGAACTTCCCGACCGTCAGCTTGCCTGTGCTCCGCTCTCTTCTCCCGAGGGAGAAGCATATTTCGGTGCCATGGCGGCTTCTGCAAATTATGCCTGGGCAAACCGTCAGATCATCACGCATATCGTCAGGGAACTTTTCGTGAAAAAATTCCAGGTCGATTACGAAGAGATGCCTCTCGTGTATGATGTTGCTCACAATGTCGCAAAATGGGAGGAGCACGAGGTCGACGGGCTCCGGCAAAAAGTCTGCGTCCACCGGAAAGGAGCGACCCGGGCTTTTGGTCCGGGCAGGGCCGAGCTCCCTCACGAGTTCCGTGCCTGCGGTCAGCCGGTGATCATCCCCGGAAGTATGGGGACGTCATCCTATCTTCTCGCAGGGACCCAAGGAGCAATGGAAAAAACGTTCGGGAGTACCTGTCACGGATCGGGCAGAGTAAAAAGTCGATCTTCAGCGAAAAAATGTCAGACCGGCGAGGAGGTCGCACATGCCCTTCTCGAGCAGGGAATCATTGTTCGGGCGCCGAATCAGGCGGCTATCGCAGAAGAGGCGCCCGATGTGTATAAATCCAGCAGCGAGGTCGTTCAGACCGTTCATGATGCCGGGATCTCCCGGATCGTCGCACGCCTGAGGCCGCTTGGAGTGATCAAAGGATGA